TGTTCGGTGTGATGCAGGGCAAAACAACTGGCCAGAGCCAGGGCATAGGGGCGATTGTCCGTCGCCACCAGAATCCGGTGATGCCGAGACAGATCCTGCAGGTGCTCATTGAGAGTGCGGAAGGAATCATCAATGGAGATCAACATGCACCCACTCCCTTTCTGATCACCTCTTCAGCATGGGCACTTCCGTTGCGGCAGCGCCAGACGGAATTGCCAGATTGACCGGCTTTCCCTACCAATGAGAGGGAGATCCCTCTAGTCGTGGTCAACCCATGCCCACCGATCGCGTTCTGAGGTCCGCCCTAATCGGTGCCCTCAGTGTTCTGGCCTTTGGTTGCCAAGCGAAGTCTCCGTTGGCTGAGCCTGGAGCGAACAAACGGAGCGATGGTCAACTGCGGACTGTCGTGGTGGGGGAAGAGCTTCCCCTGGTGAAGAAAACAGACGCGGGCTTCGACGGTTTGAGCTTTGTCTTCATCGAAGCCATCCGGGATCAGCTCAGCCACACCGATGGGAAGGAGATGGCAATCCAGACGATCCCCGTCAAAACCCTGCGCGACGCACAGTCCCTGCTGGAGGAAGGCAAAGCAGATCTGGCTTGTGGTGTGGATTTCAGCTGGGAGCGACAGACCCTGCTGGATTACACGCTGCCCTTTGCAACAACTGGAATCCGTCTCTTGGCACCTAAAGGGAATGACGGCACCCCTGACAGTCTTCAAGGCAAGACCATCGGGGTCGTGCAAGACAGTGTTGCCGCCTCCGTGCTGGCCAACAACCTTGAAACTGCAACGTTCAAGTTCTTTTCTTCTCCCTCCACAGCATTGGAGGCTCTAAAAGACGGGACGATTGAAATCCTGGGCGGAGACAGTCTTTGGCTGCAAGCCAGCCGCGAGAGAGCCGCAGCCAAAAATGATCTCGTGCCGAATCAGCCCTACGCCCGCACATCTGTGGCTTGCGTGGTAGCTGAGGGAGATGCATCCCTTTTGGACGCTGGCAATCTCGCCATCGGTCGGGTGCTGCAGGATTACGTGGACGGGGATCAGGCCGTTCGCAAAGAGATCAACAGCTGGATCGGCCCTGGCAGTGCTGTGGGCTTAAGCGTCGACGACATCGCCCACTACTACAGCGTTGTGCTGGCAACTGTGACGGAATTCCAACAAGACACGGATCGCTCCAACTGACGCCTCACTGACGACTAGCCGCTATCCCTCATTCATCGAAATCATCTTGAAACTCAAAAGTCCCCTTCTCAGTTTGCTCACGTTGATGGCCGCCTGCTCCACGCTTCAGCAGGGAGCCTCTGCCCGCGTTTTCGTTGAACCTGATCCGGGCCTGGCTCTCGAGCAACGCGTGAATGCGCTGAATCTTGACCAACTCCAGCATCCGCAAGAGGAGCTCCTCGCCCGCCACTGGAGGAACGGTGGTGGCTGGGGCAATGGCGGTGGGCGCCGCTGGCGCAATGGCGGCTGGGGCAACGGTGGCTTTCGCAACGGCGGATGGCGAAACGGTGGGTTCCGCAATGGCGGCTGGGGAAATGGTGGCGGAATTGGCTGGGCAAATGGTGGTCCCGGAATCACCATTCGCTGGTGAAGCAGCCGCCGGTGAGAGCACTAACCTGCTCCCACCGTTGAACTCCTTCGATGACGAGCACTGAACCGAGGTCTCAACGCTGCGCGCTCTGCCAAGTCGAGATTCAGGGAGAAGGCTCGGCGAATGATCGCGTGCTCTTCAGCAGAGGAACACCAGGAACCCGCAGCAAACTCTGGGCCAGGGTCTGCCAATACCTCAAAACCGACGAACAGAAGCAGCAGTGCATCAACCAGGATCCTGCTCTACGCGGGGTAACGATGCCGGGTGATGGCTTCGAAGAAATCAGCGCGATTCAGCTCGGTGATGGTGGCCAGGATTAAGGGCGTGAGCCCAACCGGCCTCGATCCCAATCAGGCATGATCCATGAGGATGTAGTGGACGCTTCGGCGCAATCTGTCTAGACGTAAGCGAGATACGTCCTGACTGCGTCGTCATGCGTCTGATCAAGAGAGCCGCCACTGGCCTGCTCGCCCTCTCCACCGTGGCTCTGGTTGCCTGCCAAAACAAGGAAACAGACAACAAAACGGGATCACAATCCTCCGCATCAGCCCCAGAGCAATCGACCAGCAACGTCTTTGACACAGGCAAGCTTCGCGCTGTTGTGATCGGCGATGCCCTGCCGATGGTGAAGAAGGACGGCGACAACTACGACGGCTTGTCGTTCGTGGTTCTCGAAGCCATCCGGGATCAGCTCAACGTGTCCCCGCTGAAAAAAGACAAAGACATCGACATCGAACCGGTTGCCGTTGGATCGGCGCAGGAAGGACTCAACAAAATTCGTTCCGGAGATGCCGATATCGCCTGTGGCGTGGCCTTCAGCTGGAAGCGCCAACGCACCCTCACGTACACCCTTCCCTTCGCCATGGGTGGGGTAAGGGTGCTGGCCCCGAAAGGCAACGATGGAACCCCCGACAGCCTGAACGGACAAACGGTTGGTGTGGTGAAAGACAGCGTGGCTGCCAACGTTCTGGCCTCTTCGGTGGATGACGCCTCCTTCCAGTTCTTCAACACCCCCGACGAAGCACTTGCCGCGCTCAAGGACGGAACGGTGAAAGTTCTCGGCGGCGACAGTCTCTGGCTGAAGGCCAACCAAGCTGCAACCGCTCCCGAAGCAGCGCTGGTCCCCGCCCTTCCCTATGCGCGCTCTGGAATTGGCTGCGTGGTGGCTGGAACCACCCCCAAGCTTTTGAACATGAGCAACCTGGCCATCGGACGTCTGCTCTCGGCCTACGTCAACGACAACGACGAAGTCCGCACTGAAATCAACAACTGGATCGGCAGTGGCAGCACCGTGGGCCTTAGCGATGACCAAATCGGCACCTTCTTCACGATCGTGTTGTCCACGGCAGCCGAATTCAACAAGCAGTCCTGACCCCGACCCGTTCGTCCATTTCCATTTTTGAACCATGAACAAAACCAGTCTGCTCAGTCTTGCCGCTGTTCTTGCGACCAGCGCCGTCCTCTGCGAGTCCTCGAAAGCCGCCGTGCACCGCGAGCCTGATCTTGGCAATGCGCTCGAACAGCGCATTGAACGGATGGGAACGAAGGCCTGGGCTCTCCTCGACAGCAACGGCATCACCGGCACCACTCCCGATTCCATCGCCAGGGCCTGGGGCAACGGCGGCGGCCGGGCCTGGGGCAACGGTGGCCGGGCCTGGGGCAACGGCGGCCGTGGCTTCGCGAACGGCGGCGGCGGTGGTTTCGCCAATGGCTACCGCGGCGGTTTCGCGAACTGGTGAACACGTCTGACTACGGCCCCATTGGTCTTCTGGTGATCCAGTCGACCTCCCTCTGCAATCTCGACTGCAGCTACTGCTACCTGCCAGACCGGCAGAAGCGGAACATCTTCAACCTCCAGCAGCAGCTACCCCTGCTGCTGGAGCGGGTGTATGAAAGCCCGTTTTGGGGGCCCCATCTTTCGATTCTCTGGCACGCCGGAGAACCCCTCACGCTGCCAACTGCGTTTTACGACGAAGCCAGCAACATCATCAGGCGGGAAACGGCCGATCTTCAGGCCCAGGGGGTGGTGATTGAGCAGCACATCCAGACCAATGCCACGTTGATCAACGACGACTGGTGTGACTGCTTCCAACGCAACAACATCGTCGTCGGCGTGAGCATTGATGGTCCTGAAGAGATTCACAACAGCCACAGGCGGTTCCGCAATGGCCAGGGATCCCATGGGCACACCCTGAATGGCATCCGCACCCTCAGGAAGCACAACATCGACTTTCACGCGATCGCCGTGCTCACAGAGGATGCTCTCGATCAACCCGAGCGCATGTACACCTTCTTCCGCGATGAGGGGATTCATGCACTGGGCTTCAACGTGGAGGAGCAGGAGGGTGTTCATACCAACTCCTCGATGCAAGGACTGGCCAAGGAGGGGCGCTACCGCGAGTTTCTCTCCCGTTTCTGGGCTCTCAATCAACAGGATGGGTTTCCTCTGCGCATCAGGGAATTCGACCAGGTGATGGGCATGATCGCCGGTGGTCAACGCCTGCTGCAGAACGAAATGAACCGCCCCTACGCGATTCTGAGCGTGGACGCAAAAGGCAACTTCTCCACCTTCGACCCCGAACTGCTCTCGGTGGAAACCGAGCGCTACGGATTGTTCAACCTTGGCAACATCCGCGATCTCTCGCTCTTGGATGCCACCGAAACCGCCCCATTCCAGCGGCTGCTGCTGGAGATGCAGGCTGGAACCGATCGCTGTCGACAGACCTGTGATTACTACGGGTTCTGCGGAGGTGGGAACGGCAGCAACAAATACTGGGAACACGGAAGTCTCGATGCGGCCGAAACCTGCGCATGCCGCTTCTCGAGCCAGATCCCTGTCGATGTGGTCCTTAGCAAGCTGGAACTGGAGAGTGCGACCAGCCCCTAAAGCACTCGCTCAACATTCCCTTCTCGAGCTCATTCACACACCATGCGCATCCAATCAGGACCGGCCGCTATCACCCTTTGCTTCGCTGCGATCTGTGGCGCGGTCTCGATGGCACCTCAAGCCCATGCCGGCTGTTCCTTCCTGATGCCCGTCGGGGGCAATGGCAACGGACCCAAGCCCTACATCGTCAAGAAACAGGTCGAACGCCCCAAAGGCTTGGTGGGTAAAGCCGTCGGGCGGACGAACTGGAACACGGATTTCGTCGTCAACCAGCCCTACAAGAGCTTCAAGCTCTTTTTCACGGCGGACTCAACCGATGGCAACCCGGGTGCCTATCCGATCGAGGCCTATCTGAAATTCACAGACGGCAGCAACCTCCGGGTCGTGCAGGAATCCATGAAGCCGCCGACCGGCACCGGTGCTCAGTTTGGTCCGTTCACTGTTCCATCCGGAAAAGCCGTTGGTCAGGTGAATTTCAAAATCGGTGCGAACAATGATCCAGGGGCCACAGGCTTCAGTTACCGAATCTCAGTCCAGGGGTGCAATTGAACACTCGGCAAGGTCTGAGCTTGGGCTCGGGGAACCTCCATCACTTACATTGATTAAGGCCTGGTGAGTTCCTCTCTCCGGGAGGGTGATCACAGCATCA
The sequence above is a segment of the Synechococcus sp. PROS-7-1 genome. Coding sequences within it:
- the grrA gene encoding GrrA/OscA1 family cyclophane-containing rSAM-modified RiPP, whose amino-acid sequence is MNKTSLLSLAAVLATSAVLCESSKAAVHREPDLGNALEQRIERMGTKAWALLDSNGITGTTPDSIARAWGNGGGRAWGNGGRAWGNGGRGFANGGGGGFANGYRGGFANW
- the grrA gene encoding GrrA/OscA1 family cyclophane-containing rSAM-modified RiPP, with product MLTLMAACSTLQQGASARVFVEPDPGLALEQRVNALNLDQLQHPQEELLARHWRNGGGWGNGGGRRWRNGGWGNGGFRNGGWRNGGFRNGGWGNGGGIGWANGGPGITIRW
- the grrP gene encoding extracellular substrate binding-like orphan protein GrrP — encoded protein: MPTDRVLRSALIGALSVLAFGCQAKSPLAEPGANKRSDGQLRTVVVGEELPLVKKTDAGFDGLSFVFIEAIRDQLSHTDGKEMAIQTIPVKTLRDAQSLLEEGKADLACGVDFSWERQTLLDYTLPFATTGIRLLAPKGNDGTPDSLQGKTIGVVQDSVAASVLANNLETATFKFFSSPSTALEALKDGTIEILGGDSLWLQASRERAAAKNDLVPNQPYARTSVACVVAEGDASLLDAGNLAIGRVLQDYVDGDQAVRKEINSWIGPGSAVGLSVDDIAHYYSVVLATVTEFQQDTDRSN
- the grrM gene encoding cyclophane-forming radical SAM/SPASM peptide maturase GrrM/OscB, whose product is MNTSDYGPIGLLVIQSTSLCNLDCSYCYLPDRQKRNIFNLQQQLPLLLERVYESPFWGPHLSILWHAGEPLTLPTAFYDEASNIIRRETADLQAQGVVIEQHIQTNATLINDDWCDCFQRNNIVVGVSIDGPEEIHNSHRRFRNGQGSHGHTLNGIRTLRKHNIDFHAIAVLTEDALDQPERMYTFFRDEGIHALGFNVEEQEGVHTNSSMQGLAKEGRYREFLSRFWALNQQDGFPLRIREFDQVMGMIAGGQRLLQNEMNRPYAILSVDAKGNFSTFDPELLSVETERYGLFNLGNIRDLSLLDATETAPFQRLLLEMQAGTDRCRQTCDYYGFCGGGNGSNKYWEHGSLDAAETCACRFSSQIPVDVVLSKLELESATSP
- the grrP gene encoding extracellular substrate binding-like orphan protein GrrP; the protein is MRLIKRAATGLLALSTVALVACQNKETDNKTGSQSSASAPEQSTSNVFDTGKLRAVVIGDALPMVKKDGDNYDGLSFVVLEAIRDQLNVSPLKKDKDIDIEPVAVGSAQEGLNKIRSGDADIACGVAFSWKRQRTLTYTLPFAMGGVRVLAPKGNDGTPDSLNGQTVGVVKDSVAANVLASSVDDASFQFFNTPDEALAALKDGTVKVLGGDSLWLKANQAATAPEAALVPALPYARSGIGCVVAGTTPKLLNMSNLAIGRLLSAYVNDNDEVRTEINNWIGSGSTVGLSDDQIGTFFTIVLSTAAEFNKQS